The genome window AACATATTCACAAAAAATAGTAGAAAAATTGAGAAATCAAATCAAAAAAATGGAGTTTGATTCCATCGCTCTCTATTATCCCATTAATAAAGAAGTAAACGTATTATCTTTGATAGAGGAATTGTTAAAAACTCAAAAAAAGGTTTATTTACCAAAGGTTTTAGGTAAACAAATGAAGATGGGAAGAGTAAAAAGTCTCGATCGCTTGATTAAAAGTAAATTTAATATTCCAGAACCCATCGATGATGAATTTTCCTCAAAAATTGATCTTTACATAATTCCTGCAATTGCCTATGATTTTAATGGATATAGAATTGGATACGGTGGAGGATATTACGATAGATACTTCCTTCAAAATCCGAAAACTTATTTGATAGGGGTGGTATTCAACTTTCAATTAATAGATTCCGTTCCTATTCACCCCCATGATTTACAAGCCGATTTAATAATGACAGAAAAAAAGGAAATAGAAATAAAGTGATCTGCGCGGCAAAGACAAAGAACTTCTATCCTTATGGTTTGCTGTATTATGCAAAGTAGATCTTTAAATGACTTTGATTTTGAACTTGGGGATCTTAAGGGGCTCGCCCCTTAACGCTTGGCGAAGGGGCGCTAAAATAATTTTTGGAGTTTCTAATGGCAGTATTAAATAAATATTTTAGAGGAGGTTGA of Petrotoga miotherma DSM 10691 contains these proteins:
- a CDS encoding 5-formyltetrahydrofolate cyclo-ligase; its protein translation is MTKKEVREMILKKRLELDQEKYETYSQKIVEKLRNQIKKMEFDSIALYYPINKEVNVLSLIEELLKTQKKVYLPKVLGKQMKMGRVKSLDRLIKSKFNIPEPIDDEFSSKIDLYIIPAIAYDFNGYRIGYGGGYYDRYFLQNPKTYLIGVVFNFQLIDSVPIHPHDLQADLIMTEKKEIEIK